A genomic segment from Epinephelus fuscoguttatus linkage group LG17, E.fuscoguttatus.final_Chr_v1 encodes:
- the LOC125904668 gene encoding E3 ubiquitin-protein ligase RNF19A-like, whose product MSSLPQQHHGSTGSERDLHSAASSVSLPSVRKPPKKRRLSIHSLFSRRRRPDRDPKRKSRPLQAGAGVDGIVSTESVQAETVHDKTSAQSALGVASTSSVSGSSSELLECPLCLLRHARERFPDIMTCHHRSCADCLRQYLRIEISESRVNICCPECSERFNPHDIQMILGDRALMEKYEEFMLRRWLVAEPDCRWCPAPDCGYAVIAFGCASCPKITCGREGCGTEFCYHCKQLWHPNQTCDTARQQRAQTLRLRSFRSSSLSYSQESGAAGDDIKPCPRCAAYIIKMNDGSCNHMTCAVCGCEFCWLCMKEISDLHYLSPSGCTFWGKKPWSRKKKILWQLGTLVGAPVGIALIAGIAIPAMIIGIPVYVGRKIHNRYEGKDISKHKRNLVIAGGVTLSVIVSPVVAAVTVGIGVPIMLAYVYGVVPISLCRSGGCGVSAGNGKGVRIEFDDENDNIGSGAAATDTTSVAETRLNNPSLGDGASVGGLTGLSLSVSGSHMERCGMSSAQRDNMSDNASTTALAGTSITGSLSGSCYNRMEVQADVQKERCSLSGESATVSLGTISDNASTKAMAGSILNAYMPLERDSSLEVQADVESKQEKVRHGSASSSLDEASCSSSTAGLKGASGGTCACPSTCCCVQHDNHCCPSSPWSKEPSTSGGKKSRGKLWKRASSSKGDTKINETRGDMDAQLLEQRSTNSSEFDSPSLSGSLPSVADSHCSHFSSELSCSDPETSRPAQPPCSAPGDPHPHHPATTFNDVTITPMPEVENDRLEHYPPQSSHTAFTHHRLLSSSPPASPKEGSSGTFLYISEESGGDIADTEPETDGKMKESIKNTAAQPVSPTRNRCIQTDI is encoded by the exons ATGAGCAGCCTGCCCCAGCAGCATCATGGCAGCACAGGCTCAGAGCGAGACCTTCACTCTGCCGCCTCCTCTGTCAGCCTCCCTTCAGTTAGAAAGCCGCCCAAAAAGCGCCGCCTGTCCATCCACTCACTCTTCAGTCGCCGCCGCCGGCCTGACCGCGATCCTAAGCGCAAGTCGAGGCCTCTGCAGGCTGGAGCCGGAGTGGATGGCATTGTCAGCACAGAAAGCGTGCAGGCAGAGACTGTGCACGATAAAACTTCTGCCCAGTCTGCACTGGGCGTAGCATCGACTTCATCAGTGTCAGGTTCGTCATCAGAGCTGCTGGAGTGCCCTCTGTGTCTACTGCGCCATGCACGTGAGCGCTTCCCAGACATCATGACCTGTCACCACCGCTCCTGTGCAGACTGCCTGCGACAGTACCTGCGCATCGAGATCTCAGAGTCTCGTGTCAACATCTGCTGCCCCGAGTGCTCGGAGCGCTTCAATCCCCACGACATCCAGATGATCCTGGGGGATCGAGCTCTCATGGAGAAGTACGAGGAGTTCATGCTGAGGAGGTGGCTTGTGGCTGAACCTGACTGCCGCTGGTGCCCGGCCCCCGACTGTGG TTACGCAGTCATTGCATTTGGCTGTGCGAGCTGCCCGAAGATCACCTGTGGGCGAGAGGGCTGTGGGACAGAGTTCTGCTACCACTGTAAACAGCTGTGGCATCCCAACCAGACATGTGACACCGCGCGGCAACAAAGGGCCCAAACCCTCCGGCTGAGAAGTTTCAGATCCTCCTCCCTCAGCTACAGCCAAGAGAGTGGAGCCGCAG GTGATGACATCAAGCCATGCCCTCGTTGTGCTGCCTACATCATTAAGATGAATGATGGAAGCTGTAATCACATGACCTGTGCTGTCTGCGGCTGCGAGTTCTGCTGGCTCTGCATGAAGGAGATCTCTGACCTGCACTATTTAAg TCCGTCAGGCTGCACCTTCTGGGGGAAGAAGCCCTGGAGCAGAAAGAAGAAGATCCTCTGGCAGCTCGGCACGTTGGTGGGCGCACCAGTGGGTATCGCCCTCATAGCTGGCATCGCTATCCCTGCAATGATCATTGGCATCCCGGTCTATGTTGGTAGAAAG atccaTAACCGCTATGAGGGCAAGGACATCTCTAAACACAAGAGAAACTTGGTGATAGCTGGTGGTGTGACACTCTCAGTGATCGTGTCGCCTGTGGTCGCAGCCGTCACTGTTG GCATCGGCGTCCCGATCATGCTGGCTTACGTTTACGGAGTTGTCCCGATCTCACTGTGCCGCAGCGGCGGCTGTGGAGTGTCTGCTGGCAATGGCAAAGGGGTGCGAATCGAGTTTGACGACGAAAATGACAACATAGGTAGCGGGGCAGCAGCCACAG ACACGACCTCAGTGGCAGAGACTCGGCTCAACAATCCCAGCCTCGGAGACGGAGCGAGTGTCGGTGGCCTGACGGGCCTGAGTCTGAGTGTCAGTGGGAGTCACATGGAGCGCTGCGGCATGAGCTCCGCTCAGCGGGACAACATGAGCGACAACGCCAGCACCACGGCCCTCGCCGGGACCAGCATCACGGGCAGCCTCTCTGGTAGCTGCTATAACAG AATGGAAGTGCAGGCTGATGTCCAGAAGGAGCGCTGCAGTCTGAGCGGGGAGTCGGCCACTGTCAGTCTTGGGACTATCAGTGACAACGCAAGCACAAAAGCCATGGCGGGGTCCATCCTCAATGCCTACATGCCTCTGGAAAG aGACAGTAGTCTGGAAGTTCAGGCAGACGTGGAGTCCAAACAGGAGAAGGTGAGGCACGGCAGCGCCAGCAGCAGCCTGGATGAAGCCAGCTGTAGCAGCAGCACTGCTGGCCTTAAAGGTGCCAGCGGTGGCACATGCGCATGCCCCTCCACCTGCTGCTGCGTGCAGCATGACAACCACTGCTGCCCGTCGTCACCCTGGTCAAAGGAACCTTCCACCTCAGGGGGCAAAAAGAGCAGAGGCAAGCTTTGGAAAagagccagcagcagcaaaggagacacaaaaataaacgAGACACGCGGAGATATGGATGCTCAGCTCCTGGAGCAGCGCAGCACCAACTCCTCTGAGTTTGATTCACCATCTCTGAGTGGCAGCCTGCCCTCAGTCGCTGACTCGCACTGTAGCCACTTCTCATCAGAGCTCAGCTGCTCAGACCCTGAAACCTCAAGACCAGCTCAGCCGCCCTGCTCTGCCCCAGGAGACCCCCACCCTCACCATCCCGCCACCACCTTCAACGACGTCACCATCACGCCCATGCCCGAGGTGGAGAACGACCGCCTGGAACATTATCCACCTCAGAGTAGCCACACAGCCTTCACCCACCACCGCCTGCTATCGTCATCTCCACCTGCTTCACCAAAAGAGGGAAGCAGCGGGACCTTTCTATACATCAGTGAGGAGAGTGGAGGCGACATCGCAGACACAGAACCAGAGACAGACGGGAAAATGAAAGAGAGCATCAAAAACACTGCCGCACAGCCTGTAAGCCCAACAAGGAACCGCTGTATACAAACAGATATCTAG